In Butyrivibrio proteoclasticus B316, the sequence GCCAAAATATAAAAAAGAAAACACTTTCTCATACTAGCGCGTCTGGCTTTCACGCATTCTTCAGGGGACAGGTTCCTATATTTGTCAGTCATTTTTTCTCCTTGGGATCACATAATAATTCATCAAACTACTATAGTATACACTCCTATCAGCAAAAATGATGCAACTCTTAGAGTGGCTAGCAGGGTTTACTATTTCTTTTAAGTGCCATAGCCAGTGGGAGAAATAGGGTACAGGAAATATCTGATTATATTCGTGAAGACAAAAGTAAAGTTTCAAAGTATTTAATAACCTTGCAGACAATGCGCCTTGTAGAAAAGAAGGTTCCTTGTGGGGAAGGAGCTGGAAGTCGTAAAGGAATATATAAACTGACGGATAACTTTTTCCGTTTTTGGTTCAGGTATGAATTTACTAATAATGCATATTACGAAATGCTTGGTGCTGATGCTGCTTCAAAAGAAATTATGGAGGGAATATCGGATTACATGGGGGGATGCTTTTGAAGGAATATCCACAGAATATTTTGTGAGAAAGGCTAAAAAGAAGGAACTCCCTTTCATACCATATCATAGGAAAATGGTGGGGGAATAATGCGCATATCAAAGCACAGGACGATGTGGACATACTTATGATAGATAAGACCGGTAAGAAAGGAATCTTTGTAGAGTGTAAATTCACAAATTCCAAAATGCCACATTCGGAGTATGAAGATTTAAAAACAGCAATGTTGGCATTTCCTAACATAGAAGAAAAGTATATATTTTTTGTTAGCAAATCAGGATATGAAAAGTCTGTGGTTAGGCATGCAGCGGAAGATGGAGCAGTATTGCTGGAACTTGATGATTTGTTTAAGATAAGCTAGAGGAATATGTGAAAGAACTCGACAACTTCAAATTTGTAGACCTAATTGAATATTGAACGTTACATAGCAGTTATCTCAATCGAGGTAGCTGCTTTTTGCTTGCTTTCAAAAAAGAAAAAAATTGTAAGTTTTGAAAGTGAGACCTGTATGAAGATTATAAATATCGTGCGAGAAAACCCCTTCCGATGAAGTCGGTTGTGGGATGAATCGCACTAGCTTTTCTTTTTGTATTTCCCCGTCTTAATGTATTTGCGTTTGTGTTCCTCTGTTCGTTGATCTTCAATGTATTTCTTGACAGTATCAAGAGAAACACTTCCGGTAGTGACACAGAAGTAACTTGCACTCCAGAAGGGTGAATCTCCCCATAGGTATTTCTCAAGGTGTGTTCTATATGTATTTCGCACTTCTTTGGACAGCTGTGATTACTTTTTTTCTGTATTTAGTCACGAAAATTACATGGTATGTGAGTTTGTATACGGAATGTGAGCCTCTTCTGTACTCGTTCAGAATATCTGATTCCAGCATCGATCTCTGCATAAATTTACTCCTTATGCAAAGAGAACATATGTTTGCACTTTTCTGAAAAGTGTGCTATAATACTAGCTATAGAATACTGCTAAGGAATTTACAACCGTGTACAGAACAAGGCAATACAGGATAAACCAAAACCACATACTCTATGATTATTGCAGGGATATCTGCAGATCATCAGCCATTCTGTACAACAGGGCAAATTTCATCTTAAGGCAGTATTCGTCTGCAGTAGATTCAATGGCTTTGTTCAAGCCTCTTTTCCCAAATCAGATGATGGTTTACAGGCTCGTTAGGGATAGCCTTTTGGGAACCAAATATCTTGGTGACAGCAAATGGCTCTCATATAATGCCCTTGATCATCTGCTAAAGGTTACAAGGGATAAGGCATACTATGCCCTTCCGTCACAGGCTAATCAGCAGATATTGAAACTTCTTCTCAGAGACTATA encodes:
- a CDS encoding ATP-binding protein, whose product is MASGRNRVQEISDYIREDKSKVSKYLITLQTMRLVEKKVPCGEGAGSRKGIYKLTDNFFRFWFRYEFTNNAYYEMLGADAASKEIMEGISDYMGGCF
- a CDS encoding transposase, with product MRNTYRTHLEKYLWGDSPFWSASYFCVTTGSVSLDTVKKYIEDQRTEEHKRKYIKTGKYKKKS